A single window of Polyodon spathula isolate WHYD16114869_AA chromosome 2, ASM1765450v1, whole genome shotgun sequence DNA harbors:
- the LOC121328149 gene encoding general transcription factor IIE subunit 1-like — MSSGNMKDRSERWSRSTSSFNMYVQNLVVDLQDSNSNTAQSANKSAKECPIWMAQSTVLGASVQPSESNRDDNVAETCDLNANSKEPIDDEVIRTLLIHEKKSSARESTTHSSGAHQKESSGSDTSESDEESKAAKSQLMKLPGTPSKQKDAEEVEDDNDPVVMIGGRPHMYSEVSEHPELVSFMTGEEREAYIQIGKLMFHAMYD, encoded by the exons ATGTCTTCTGGAAATATGAAAGACCGATCTGAGAGATGGTCAAGGAGTACATCATCGTTCAATATGTATGTGCAGAACTTGGTTGTGGATCTCCAGGACTCCAATTCCAATACAGCTCAATCAGCGAATAAATCTGCCAAAGAGTGTCCAATCTGGATGGCACAAAGCACGGTGCTAGGAGCCTCTGTTCAGCCATCAGAAAGCAACAGGGATG ATAATGTGGCTGAAACCTGTGACCTGAATGCCAACAGCAAGGAGCCTATTGATGATGAAGTAATCAGGACCCTTCTAATTCATGAGAAAAAATCATCTGCAAGAGAGAGTACAACACATAGCTCTGGTGCCCATCAGAAGGAATCCTCTGGTAGTGACACCAGTGAATCGGATGAAGAGTCCAAGGCTGCAAAGTCTCAGCTTATGAAGCTACCAGGCACTCCCTCAAAGCAAAAGGATGCAGAGGAGGTTGAGGATGATAATGATCCTGTAGTAATGATCGGTGGGCGGCCACACATGTATAGTGAGGTCAGTGAGCATCCTGAGCTGGTTTCTTTTATGACTGGGGAAGAGCGAGAGGCATACATTCAGATTGGCAAACTCATGTTTCATGCCATGTATGACTAA